DNA from Syntrophorhabdaceae bacterium:
TTAAAGTAAACCATAGGTTTAATTCACCATCCCTTTCATAGTTGTGGGTAACGCCTGTATGTTTGTTTATCTCCTCAGCAATCGCTTCAATGATATCACGACTTGCATGGAGTCCGCATAAAACGCTCACAAAACCAAGCCTTTTTCTCTCTAATATGGGTCCTATGCGCCTTATAACACCCCTTTTTTTAAGAGACCTAATTCTCTCTAACACAACCTCTTCTTCAAGACCCAATAATTTACCTATGAATTGAAATGGTCTTTTCTCTACTGGAAATGATTCCTGTATGAAATTTAGTATTGTCCTGTCTATATCATCCAACAAAGGCCTTGGCATAAGATTCACAAAAATTATATCCAAAATTTTAGTACAAATTTGCTCATTAATATTAAAATACTTTGCTTATCTTTGTAAAACTAATATTTTTTTGATTTTTTAAAAAGATAAAAAGACATAAACAAAAAATCTTAAAGGTGTCACATTAGACCACTGAAAAAATATAGCAAAAGCCGAAAAAAATGAAAAATTTTTTTCATTTCAACAGGTAAATAAAGATTTGGATTATTAGGCCTTTTTCGTTCTCTTCTATTAAAATATAAAATTTTATTATAAAACAAAGATGTATTTAGAATTTGAGAAAATCTAAAAATCTATTTCTTAACCCTTTTTCTTTTCCTTTTCCAGTCTTCTCTTTTCCTCATCCCTTATCTCACGCCTCAGTAACTTTCCTACCTTTGATTTGGGAAGCATATCCCTGAATTCTATATATTGTGGGACCTTATATGGGGCAAGCCTATCTCTACACCATCTTATAAGTTCTGTGCTCCCAACCCCTTTGGCATCCTCTTTTAATACAACAATAGCCTTGATACGTTCCCCTACCTTAGGATCAGGTATACCAACAACGCATGCACCTATGACTGTTGGATGGTCTTGTAAGGCAGCTTCTACCTCTGATGCAGAGACCCTATATGCCTTATATTTTATAACATCGGCAGTCCTTTCCATAAATTGTAGCTGGCCATCCTCTGTCATGGATACAAAATCACCCATACGATAATAAATAGAGCCGTTTAGATTTACAAAAGAACGGGCTGTCTCCTCTGGCTTTTTCCAGTATTGTTTAATAGTATAGGGTGAAGTGATGAGAAGCTCACCCACTTCACCCTGGGGGAGTGGTTGAAGGGTTTCCTGATCTGCTACAACGCACTTTCTTGTCTTTAATGGGGTTCCAATTGTCTTAGGCCCTGGTTCACGATCAAGGAGGCTGTATGTGACATGTCCTATCTCTGTGGAGCCATAGACTTGATAAAGAGGTATATGATAACGTTCTTTCCAAGTCTTGAAGACCTCAACTGGAAGGGCATCTCCACCACAATAACAGTATCTCAATGAACCAAGATTATACTGGTCAAGTCTATCATTCTCCAGGATCATCCTGTATAAAGCAGGGACCCCAAGCATCCATTTTATATTATACCTCTCTATGGCAGCTAAAACTGCATCCACCTCTGGAGTAGGCATCAACACCACAGTATTTCCAAAATTAAAACCAAAGGCTATTGCAAAACCCTTTGCCATTATATGAAAAAGAGGGTTGATCATAAGGACACTATCCTTTCCCTCATCCACATGATCATCTATTACATCTTCCATAATATCATTTATATATGATACCTCGCCTGCATGATTTCCAGGGACACCTTTGGGAAACCCAGTTGTGCCACCTGTATACATAATGTATGCCAGGTCATTGTAAGCATCTATATCCACCTTGGGGGGCTTTAAAAGGCTCTTATAGAGTATCTGATTAAAAGGTATAACCTCTTTAGTCTTTTCCACAACACCTCTTGGTACCTTATCAAACATATAGCCTATGAATCTTTTCCACGGTGGTAGTAGGTCTACAAGATTTGTCACTATAACCTTGTCAAGCCCTGTCTCCCTCATTACCTCCTTGACATAGCCAAAATTAGTATCAAGACATATTATTGCCTTTACGTCAGCATCCTTAACCATATATGAAATCTCATAGGCAGTATAAATAGGCGATACAGGGACAATAACAGCCCCTATCTTATTGATGGCAAAGTTGGCTATTATCCATTGGGGACAATTTGGGATATAAAGTAGGACTTTGTCCTGTTTTTTTATTCCCACAATATTCATTAGGCCATAAGCAAACTTATCAATGAGTGTTGAGAGCCTTCCATAGGTAAATCTTTCCCCTAAATATACCAGGGCAGTATGGTCTGAATAGCGTTCTGCCATCTCCTCAAAACGGGTAAATGTGTATTCATTTTCAAATTCTCTCATATATAATCCCTCTTATACACCGAAATACGCTGATTTGACATCAGGGTTGTCCATCAATTCCTCTTTTGTCCCGGAAAGAACACTGGAACCATTCTCCATGATATACCCATAATCGATAATAGGTAGAACCGGCCTGGCATATTGTTCTGTAATGATTATACTTATACCCTTTGTATCCCTTATCTCCCTTGTGCCATCTATTACTATCTTTTGATATGCAGGGCTTAAACCCAGAAGTGGTTCATCAAGGAGGAGTATCTTAGGGTTGGCCATAAGAGCCCTGCCTATGGCGAGCATCTGCTGTTCACCACCGCTTAAGAACCCACCCTGTCGATTTAGGTGATCCTTCAGCCTTGGAAATAAATTCAATACATAATCAATGTTCTCATTTGCCTGTCTCCTCGTGGAGAGATAGGCACCTATTTTAAGATTTTCGAGGACCGAACTCTCCGGGAAGATCCTCCTCCTCTCAGGACAGAGTATAATGCCTTTTTTTGCCCGCCTATGGGGCTTTAGCTCAGTCATATTCTCGCCATCAAGAAAAATACTACCAAATACACTGATACGCTCCCCCCCTCTCATCTCCTCTTTTTTCTTTATGTCAAGGATGATCCCTGAGAGGGCATACATAAGGGTGCTCTTCCCTGCACTATTAGATCCGAAAACACCGATGATTTTGCCCTCTTCACATTGAAGACTCACATTGTTAAGGGCAAGCATATTTTCATAAAAAACCATCATTTCACGAGCTTCAAACATGGTATTATACCTCTTCACTTCCTAAATAGGCCTCTTTTACCCTTTTGTCCTCTATCACCTCGCTGTAGACACCTTCGGCAATCTTTTCGCCAAAATTCAGTGCCATAACCCTGTCAGCCACCCTGAACAATTCTCTTAGGCGATGTTCAACCATGATAAGGGTAATACCATCCATTTTGAGCTTCTCAATAAGAGGAAGCATACTTGCAATCTCACTCATGCTCAGCCCTGAAAACACCTCATCACAGAATATGATCTCAGGTCTCAAGGCAATACACCTGGCAAGCTCAAGCCTCTTTTGATATCCTGTAGGCAATGTGGATGCAAGCTTATAGGGGACCCTGGAGTCCCTTTCAAAACCAATCTCCTCAAGGATATCCACTGCCACTGTATCCCTGTCTCCGTGTTTTCCCCCTCCTCGCCATCCACCTGTCTTCCTTGCCCTGGGAGACCATAAAGGCACAATAAGGTTTTTAAAGGCAGGCAAAGAATAATAAGGTCTCATTATCTGGAATGTCCTTGCAATACCCATATGGGCAATCTTGTGAGGGGGCATATTTGTTATATCATGGCCTCTAAAGGATACGTGACCTGCATTAGGCCTTATAAAACCTGTTATGCAGTTTATAAGGGTTGTCTTACCAGAACCATTAGGTCCTATAATTCCGTATATCTCACCGGCACGGACTTCAAAACTCACATCTATAAGTGCCTTTAAACCACCGAAAGACTTACTGATCCCCTTAACTGATATAATAATATTGTCATTCATACCTTTACCCATCTTTCAAATTGGTGATACTTCCTCTGTAAATAGACCATGAGTCCCTCACTCTTTAACACAATGAAGGCAGTCAGGGCTGCACAGTAAATGACGA
Protein-coding regions in this window:
- a CDS encoding AMP-binding protein, giving the protein MREFENEYTFTRFEEMAERYSDHTALVYLGERFTYGRLSTLIDKFAYGLMNIVGIKKQDKVLLYIPNCPQWIIANFAINKIGAVIVPVSPIYTAYEISYMVKDADVKAIICLDTNFGYVKEVMRETGLDKVIVTNLVDLLPPWKRFIGYMFDKVPRGVVEKTKEVIPFNQILYKSLLKPPKVDIDAYNDLAYIMYTGGTTGFPKGVPGNHAGEVSYINDIMEDVIDDHVDEGKDSVLMINPLFHIMAKGFAIAFGFNFGNTVVLMPTPEVDAVLAAIERYNIKWMLGVPALYRMILENDRLDQYNLGSLRYCYCGGDALPVEVFKTWKERYHIPLYQVYGSTEIGHVTYSLLDREPGPKTIGTPLKTRKCVVADQETLQPLPQGEVGELLITSPYTIKQYWKKPEETARSFVNLNGSIYYRMGDFVSMTEDGQLQFMERTADVIKYKAYRVSASEVEAALQDHPTVIGACVVGIPDPKVGERIKAIVVLKEDAKGVGSTELIRWCRDRLAPYKVPQYIEFRDMLPKSKVGKLLRREIRDEEKRRLEKEKKKG
- a CDS encoding AsnC family transcriptional regulator, producing MDIIFVNLMPRPLLDDIDRTILNFIQESFPVEKRPFQFIGKLLGLEEEVVLERIRSLKKRGVIRRIGPILERKRLGFVSVLCGLHASRDIIEAIAEEINKHTGVTHNYERDGELNLWFTLTVRTKEEIDSFLWEIEKKFSIKIYRFPEKSVFKIKTYFPV
- a CDS encoding ABC transporter ATP-binding protein encodes the protein MNDNIIISVKGISKSFGGLKALIDVSFEVRAGEIYGIIGPNGSGKTTLINCITGFIRPNAGHVSFRGHDITNMPPHKIAHMGIARTFQIMRPYYSLPAFKNLIVPLWSPRARKTGGWRGGGKHGDRDTVAVDILEEIGFERDSRVPYKLASTLPTGYQKRLELARCIALRPEIIFCDEVFSGLSMSEIASMLPLIEKLKMDGITLIMVEHRLRELFRVADRVMALNFGEKIAEGVYSEVIEDKRVKEAYLGSEEV
- a CDS encoding ABC transporter ATP-binding protein is translated as MFEAREMMVFYENMLALNNVSLQCEEGKIIGVFGSNSAGKSTLMYALSGIILDIKKKEEMRGGERISVFGSIFLDGENMTELKPHRRAKKGIILCPERRRIFPESSVLENLKIGAYLSTRRQANENIDYVLNLFPRLKDHLNRQGGFLSGGEQQMLAIGRALMANPKILLLDEPLLGLSPAYQKIVIDGTREIRDTKGISIIITEQYARPVLPIIDYGYIMENGSSVLSGTKEELMDNPDVKSAYFGV